One segment of Chryseobacterium turcicum DNA contains the following:
- a CDS encoding type II toxin-antitoxin system RelE/ParE family toxin has protein sequence MQKAKIIYTHFVKADLKEINQWYSKIDKKIWSFFIKEFYLKINFISENALASEIKYDVSRIVFLRKFPYGIHYQFDEFKNEVEIYGVFHTSRNPENWIERK, from the coding sequence ATGCAGAAAGCTAAAATTATTTATACTCATTTTGTGAAAGCTGATTTAAAAGAAATTAATCAGTGGTATAGCAAAATTGACAAAAAAATATGGAGCTTTTTTATTAAAGAATTTTATTTGAAAATTAATTTCATCAGTGAAAATGCTCTTGCATCAGAAATAAAATATGATGTAAGCAGAATTGTATTCTTGCGGAAATTTCCTTACGGGATTCATTATCAATTTGATGAGTTTAAAAATGAAGTTGAAATTTATGGTGTATTTCATACTTCAAGAAATCCGGAAAATTGGATTGAAAGAAAATAA